The following are encoded together in the Candidatus Zixiibacteriota bacterium genome:
- a CDS encoding DUF721 domain-containing protein has translation MVRRAENIKTILSRTLTNLGLDKRMRESEAVKVFAEVVGDKIAQKAQAVSINAGVLQVRVPSSAWRQELNFGKAEIIERLNAALGAAVVTDIYFT, from the coding sequence GTGGTTCGACGCGCGGAAAATATCAAGACAATTCTGTCCCGGACCTTGACGAATCTGGGTCTGGACAAGCGTATGCGCGAGTCGGAAGCGGTTAAGGTTTTTGCCGAAGTGGTGGGTGACAAGATCGCCCAGAAGGCGCAGGCAGTGAGCATCAATGCGGGCGTGCTGCAGGTGCGGGTACCGTCATCGGCGTGGCGGCAGGAACTGAATTTCGGCAAGGCCGAGATTATTGAGAGGCTGAACGCGGCGCTCGGCGCGGCAGTGGTCACGGATATTTATTTTACTTAA